A single region of the Gopherus evgoodei ecotype Sinaloan lineage chromosome 3, rGopEvg1_v1.p, whole genome shotgun sequence genome encodes:
- the DNAJC5G gene encoding dnaJ homolog subfamily C member 5G, translating into MAEPGRTQRKMSRAGESLYRVLGLEKGASSEEIKKAYRKLALKYHPDKNPENPEAVEKFKEINNANATLNDENKRRIYDEYGSMGLYVAEQFGEESVKYYFLMSKWWFKALAVCCGIFTCCCCCCCCCFCCGKCRPPEDEDSYKYVNPEDLEAQIQAEAEDTQTPIVVQPLPAAAGEEPLPDASLRTDA; encoded by the exons ATGGCAGAACCCGGCCGAACCCAGCGGAAGATGTCCCGGGCTGGGGAGAGTTTGTACAGAGTCCTGGGCCTGGAGAAGGGGGCTTCTTCAGAGGAGATCAAGAAGGCATACAG GAAATTGGCCCTGAAGTACCACCCGGACAAGAACCCCGAGAATCCCGAGGCAGTGGAGAAGTTCAAGGAGATCAACAATGCGAACGCGACGCTGAATGATGAGAACAAGCGGCGGATCTATGATGAGTATGGCTCCATGGGGCTCTACGTGGCGGAGCAGTTCGGTGAGGAGAGTGTCAAGTACTACTTCCTTATGTCCAAGTGGTGGTTCAAG GCCTTGGCCGTGTGCTGTGGCATcttcacctgctgctgctgctgctgctgttgctgtttctGCTGCGGGAAATGCCGTCCGCCTGAGGACGAGGACTCCTACAAGTACGTCAACCCCGAGGACCTGGAGGCGCAGATCCAAGCTGAGGCTGAAG ACACCCAGACACCCATTGTGgtgcagcccctgcctgcagcagctggagaggaGCCGCTGCCAGACGCCAGCCTCAGGACTGACGCATGA
- the LOC115647653 gene encoding uncharacterized protein LOC115647653, whose product MALALLASVTLGTHVQLIVHHDTSPRIWPLYLRHTKLRASGHSTYIARSSAPLATLPTSRQAPRLWPLYLCHPLYLRHTKLRASGHSTYVTRSSAPLATRTTSRQAPHLWPLYLRHTKLRASGHSTYVTRSSAPLATRTTSRQAPRLWPLYLHCAKLRTSGHSTYVAPSSAPLATLPTSHEAPRLWPLYLRHPKLRASGHSTYVTRSSAPLATLPTSPEAPRLWPLYLRHMKLRASGRSTYVAPSSAPLATLPTSHEAPRLWPLYLRRTKLRASGHSTYVTGSSAPLATRPTSHEAPRLWPLYLRRTKLRASGHSTYVARSSAPLATLPTSHEVPRLWPLYLRRTKLRASGRSTYVTRSSAPLATLPTSREAPRLWPLYLRHRKLRASGHSTYVARSSAPLATLPTSHEAPRLWPLYLRRAKLRASGRSTYVAPSSAPLAALPTSHEAPRLWPLYLRRTKLRASGHSTYIVPSAAPLATLPMSHEAPRLWPLYLHCAKLRTSGRSTYVVPSSAPLATLPTSRQAPRLWPLYLHCAKLRASGHSTYVVPSSVLLAALPTWCQAPRLWPLYLHCMKIHAARPMSCKAPCLWLLYLHRTKLRASRSGGFVSVGGAFRQREMQCSIYSSNVLSTKLTSVNKTL is encoded by the exons ATGGCACTAGCCCTTCTGGCCAGTGttacactgggaactcatgtccAGCTGATTGTCCACCATGACACCT CTCCGCGCATCTGGCCACTCTACCTACGTCACACGAAGCTCCGCGCCTCTGGCCACTCTACCTACATCGCGCGAAGCTCCGCACCTCTGGCCACTCTACCTACGTCGCGCCAAGCTCCGCGCCTCTGGCCACTCTACCTATGTCACCCGCTCTACCTACGTCACACAAAGCTCCGCGCCTCTGGCCACTCGACCTACGTCACACGAAGCTCCGCGCCTCTGGCCACTCGAACTACGTCGCGCCAAGCTCCGCACCTCTGGCCACTCTACCTACGTCACACGAAGCTCCGCGCCTCTGGCCACTCTACCTACGTCACACGAAGCTCCGCGCCTCTGGCCACTCGAACTACGTCGCGCCAAGCTCCGCGCCTCTGGCCACTCTACCTACATTGTGCCAAGCTCCGCACCTCTGGCCACTCTACCTATGTCGCGCCAAGCTCCGCGCCTCTGGCCACTCTACCTACGTCACACGAAGCTCCGCGCCTCTGGCCACTCTACCTACGTCACCCGAAGCTCCGCGCCTCTGGCCACTCTACCTACGTCACACGAAGCTCCGCGCCTCTGGCCACTCTACCTACGTCACCCGAAGCTCCGCGCCTCTGGCCACTCTACCTACGTCACATGAAGCTCCGCGCCTCTGGCCGCTCGACCTACGTCGCGCCAAGCTCCGCGCCTCTGGCCACTCTACCTACGTCGCACGAAGCTCCGCGCCTCTGGCCACTCTACCTACGTCGCACGAAGCTCCGCGCCTCTGGCCACTCTACCTACGTCACAGGAAGCTCCGCGCCTCTGGCCACTCGACCTACGTCGCACGAAGCTCCGCGCCTCTGGCCACTCTACCTACGTCGCACGAAGCTCCGCGCCTCTGGCCACTCTACCTACGTCGCACGAAGCTCCGCGCCTCTGGCCACTCTACCTACGTCGCACGAAGTTCCGCGCCTCTGGCCGCTCTATCTACGTCGCACCAAGCTCCGCGCCTCTGGCCGCTCTACCTACGTCACGCGAAGCTCCGCGCCTCTGGCCACTCTACCTACGTCGCGCGAAGCTCCGCGCCTCTGGCCACTCTACCTACGTCACAGGAAGCTCCGCGCCTCTGGCCACTCGACCTACGTCGCACGAAGCTCCGCGCCTCTGGCCACTCTACCTACGTCGCACGAAGCTCCGCGCCTCTGGCCACTCTACCTACGTCGCGCGAAGCTCCGCGCCTCTGGCCGCTCTACCTACGTCGCACCAAGCTCCGCGCCTCTGGCCGCTCTACCTACGTCGCACGAAGCTCCGCGCCTCTGGCCGCTCTATCTACGTCGCACGAAGCTCCGCGCCTCTGGCCACTCTACCTACATTGTGCCAAGCGCCGCACCTCTGGCCACTCTACCTATGTCGCACGAAGCTCCGCGCCTCTGGCCACTCTACCTACATTGTGCCAAGCTCCGCACCTCTGGCCGCTCTACCTACGTGGTGCCAAGCTCCGCGCCTCTGGCCACTCTACCTAC GTCGCGCCAAGCTCCGCGCCTCTGGCCGCTCTACCTACATTGTGCCAAGCTCCGCGCCTCTGGCCACTCTACCTATGTTGTGCCAAGCTCCGTGCTGCTCGCCGCTCTACCTACGTGGTGCCAAGCTCCGCGCCTCTGGCCACTCTACCTACATTGCATGAAGATCCACGCTGCTCGCCCTATGTCGTGCAAAGCTCCGTGCCTCTGGCTGCTCTACCTACATCGCACGAAGCTCCGTGCCTCTCGGAGCGGTGGTTTTGTCAGCGTGGGAGGGGCGTTCCGCCAACGGGAGATGCAGTGCAGCATATACTCATCCAATGTTCTGTCAACGAAACTGACTTCTGTCAACAaaaccctgtag